A DNA window from Salvelinus sp. IW2-2015 linkage group LG4q.1:29, ASM291031v2, whole genome shotgun sequence contains the following coding sequences:
- the LOC111962301 gene encoding diacylglycerol O-acyltransferase 1: protein MSAAEPEACACSSSSLDVEEKCQYYGNSSSDPPTEPHPDMDMFCCHSVQDSLLSSDSRFTNYRGILNWIIILLILTHAHLFLDNFIQHGFLIDLRKVLEHLMEDNYNWPSVNLILAANMFAIAALLLERCLDKGTLSPSAGHCLHLGNLGLLTLFPAVIILYDTSISTGGAYFSLWTYTVLGLKLYSYQETNNWYRQGSVPSPGTDECVLHETKKHIEHLTIKDLYYFLLAPTLCYQRDFPFTPRVRINVLCKTLIEMVVLTQIIVGIVQQWIEPIFQRSENSFSNMDITTRVEHLMELVAPNHFLWLMFSFLFSHSYLNFCAELLCFGDRHFYGDWWNAKTLKCFWGNWNIPLHKWRYRHLYTPLLKKRVSQKQADFLVFLMSAALCEYVIALPLHSCHLWIFFMMIFELLVDVYLGDYFKGNYGNGLVWLCFLLGPPLAVMTYFHDHYMSHHGQHPPGLSVAECLS, encoded by the exons ATGTCTGCAGCAGAACCTGAGGcctgtgcctgctcctcttcttcccttGATGTGGAAGAGAAATGTCAGTACTATGGCAATTCCAGCTCTGATCCTCCCACTGAACCACATCCAGACATGGACATGTTCTG CTGTCACAGTGTCCAGGATTCCTTACTGAGCTCTGACAGCCGCTTCACAAACTATAGAGGGATTCTCAACTGGATCATTATCCTTCTG atCTTGACCCATGCTCACCTGTTCCTGGATAACTTTATaca ACATGGCTTCTTGATTGACTTGAGGAAAGTCTTGGAGCACCTAATGGAGGACAATTATAACTGGCCGTCTGTCAACCTGATACTGG CTGCCAATATGTTTGCTATTGCTGCTCTTCTACTTGAGAGGTGTCTGGATAAG GGAACACTATCCCCCAGTGCAGGGCACTGTTTACACCTGGGGAACCTGGGATTACTAACACTTTTTCCTGCTGTTATCATTCTATATGATACTTCAATATCAACAG GGGGAGCATATTTCTCACTCTGGACCTACACTGTTCTTGGCCTCAAGCTTTATTCTTACCAAGAAACCAACAATTGGTATCGTCAGGGGTCTGTTCCATCTCCAG GAACAGACGAGTGTGTATTACATGAGACAAAAAAACATATAGAACACTTAACTATTAAAG ACCTTTACTACTTTCTCCTGGCGCCCACTTTATGCTACCAGCGAGACTTCCCCTTCACACCAAGGGTCCGTATCAACGTTCTTTGTAAGACGCTGATAGAAATG GTGGTCCTTACTCAAATTATTGTGGGAATTGTGCAGCAG TGGATTGAACCCATCTTCCAGAGATCAGAAAACTCCTTCTCT AATATGGACATCACTACCAGGGTGGAGCACTTGATGGAGCTTGTG GCTCCCAACCACTTCCTGTGGCTGATGTTCTCCTTCCTGTTTTCTCACTCCTACCTGAACTTCTGTGCTGAACTGTTGTGCTTTGGAGACCGCCATTTCTATGGGGATTGGTG GAATGCTAAAAcactgaaatgtttttgggggaattGGAATATTCCTCTTCATAAGTGGCGCTACAG ACACTTGTATACACCACTACTGAAAAAGAGGGTGTCACAAAAGCAAGCAGATTTTCTGGTCTTCCTGATGTCAGCTGCCCTTTGCGAG TATGTCATTGCTCTGCCCTTACACAGCTGTCATCTATGGATCTTCTTCATGATGATCTTTGAG CTCCTGGTAGATGTTTACCTTGGAGACTATTTCAAGGGTAACTATGGCAATGGGCTGGTGTGGCTGTGCTTTCTACTGGGTCCTCCCCTGGCTGTGATGACCTATTTCCATGACCACTACATGAGTCACCATGGCCAACATCCTCCTGGACTGTCCGTTGCTGAGTGTTTGTCATGA